GGATAGACTGGGTTGGTTCGCGACATGGCAAGGGAATGATGGCCCCCCGAGTACCCCGAGGGCAGGTCCGCCGTGGCAAGAAGACCCGATCCGCAGTCTGAAGGAAGGCCCGCCGACCACGACTCATCGGCACACGGCTTGCTTGGCGATGTCCGCCGGAAGCTTGATCAGATCGAGCGGGAACTGACGGAGCGAGAGCGCAAGCTGGCTGAAGCCGAGTCGAGACTTCGTGACGAGCAGGCCCGGCTTCGGAAGGAACAGGCGGCATGGTCGTCACAACATGGTCGCGAGATGGAGGCGCAGGCCAAGCTGGAGCAGGCTGCCAAGCTGCTGGCGAAACAGGAAGCACTGCTCAAAGACCGGGAAGAGCAACTCAGAGTTTTCGCCGCCAAGAATCAGGAACTGCGAGAACAGGCTTCGCGGCTTGGACGGGATCGCGACGAGACTCGGAAGCGGCTTGCCGAGGCGGTTGAGGAGGCAGAAATCCAAAGCCGACGGGCGGCCGGGCTGGAAAAGCAAATCGCGGTTCTGAAGAACACCATGGAGACTGAATCCGCCGTGCCCGCCCAACCGACGACGTTTTTCGCGGGGACGTCGCAGCCCGATCGCGAGGCGGCAACCATTGACAAGCCCGGCAGGTCGGAGTCTTCGGCGGCGTTGGTCGCTTTTGGAATCATCGCCGTCCTGGTTTCGGCGGGGCTCGGTGTGTGGTCGCATGCCACATACAAGCCGCTCTACACGGTCAACGGCCACATCAAGACCCGGCCTGGAGATGCCGTCACGCTGTCGGCATGTGCCGATCTTGCCAAGGCAGACGGTCTGCCGATTCAGGAGATGGACGTGCCGCGCGGGTTGCTCACCTTTCGGCTGCAAACCCGGGAGCCGGATCAGGCTGCCGCCCGAATGAACCAAACGGCGCGGCATATGGTCGCGTTGTACCGGAGCCCGGCTTCGGCGCCCGCCTCGCGGCCCTCGTCAACACCTCAGCGAGAGAGAATCCGGCAACAGATCGCCGAGATCGAGCATCGTCTGGAAATTGCGACTCGTCCTGCGTTCGCAGAACAAGAGGAAGGAGCTCGCCTGGTGGCTCAATGGACTGCGGCGGAAGCACAACGTCGGGAGGTTGAGGCGGCCCTGGCTTCGTTGTCGAATGCCGAGACCGGAGCGGAGATCGATCCTGCATCCGTCCGGATTGACGCCCGTCAGATCCAGGCGGCGGTCACAGAAGACAGGAAACTGAGTTCGGAAATCCAGGCGCTGCAGCAGCGCGAGGCCGAGTTGAGCCAGGCGCTGAAACGCATCACCGACGGCAGCGACGGTACGTTCAGGACACTCGAACGGGCAATCGCGGACGGCACGGCCCGCATCGATCGGGCGATGAAGGAGGAGTACGGTGCAAGGATTCGGGAGTCGCTCTCGGACCTCAAGCAAGCCCTGGCCGCGTGGAACGAGGCCGCCACAGCGATGTCGAGTGACTGGGCTGCGCAGCGAGATGCCCTGGCGGGCGAGGCCGATCTGCTGACCTGTCAGACGGAACTGGATCGGGCCGCGCGCCAGTTTATCGACGCCGGATCGGCTGTGCTGATCCAGTTTCGACAGCGACTGGACGCCATCAGCCAGGACACGGACGAACCTACCAAGGGATTGGTTCTTGGCCGGGCTCTGACCAAGGACCTCCAACCGGTCGTCGATGCGCAGCAGGAGATTGTCAGGTTGGCCCGCTCGGCCACGTTGACCGGGAACCTCGATCTGGCAACGATCGTGCAGCAGGTCGCGGGCTTGCGCCGCCAGGTGAATGACAGACGAACCGAGATCGAGGCCTCGTTGCGAGCGAAAATGCTCGACGATCTTAAGCAAGATCGCGAGCAAACCATCAGGCAGCGCCGCGAGCAGTTGACGCAACGGGCGGAGGATCTGGATCGGGAGATTCGCGGGCATGTTGAGAACGTACGAGCGCTTGTGCGGCGCATGGATCAGCGGCAGGCGGAGCTGGCGGAGTGGCGCAGGCTTCAGGATGAACGCGCCGCGGCGTTGCGTTCGCTGGCGGATGTCCAAGAGCAAGAGCCCCCGGCCGGCCCCGCCGTCGAGCCGGTGTTCATCGAGTTTTCGGGAACCGGCATCGATCCGGGCGAGCCGGGGGACCGGCGCGTCGTGCGATCCTTGTTGGCAGGCTTCGGCACCCTCTTTGTGGCACTCGTGGGGTGGCTCTCGGTTCACAGCTACCGGTCGTGGCACCGTGGCCGTCAGGCTATCGAAGCCTGCACGCGCGAACTACGGGCGGCGACTAGAGAATAAAACCTTACGGCCAGAAAACGGTGCGGCTTGCGCGCATGTTTCCGGATCCCAGTCCGCTTGGGTTGCGGCCCGGAAAAAGGCGGCCCGCCTTGGGAATGGCAGCCCGCGGCGGAGCGTAGACCGGCACAAGCCTTCCTCATATGATTGCCGCACATGGATGACAACTTGATCATTCGAGCCGCGGGAGCCGTCGACGTTCCGGTGATCACAGAGTTCATCATCGCTCAGGCGCTTGAATCGGAAGGGCTGCGGCTGGACCCCGAAACGGCCCGACGAGGGGTGGCGCATGCCGTCGCTCATCCGCAGCAGGGTCGGTATTTCGTGGCCGAGTGCGACGGGCGGGTCATCGGTCAGCTCATGATCACCCGCGAATGGAGCGATTGGCGTGCGAGGGTGTTCTGGTGGATCCAGAGCGTCTATGTACATCCGGATTACCGCGGCCGGGGGATCTTTCGCCGCCTCTACCGCCATGTCGAATCGCTCGCTCAGCAAGATCCCGGCATCTGCGGCCTCCGGCTCTATGTGCACCGTGACAACCATCGGGCCATGGCCGCATACGAGAAGCTCGGCATGAGGGCGACGAACTACCGGGTGTACGAGGTCAAATGGTCAGGCCTTGGATGATTGCCTTCGATACTCGGCCATGATGGCCCGCAGCTCCTCGCGATGCTCGCGAATCTTGCGCACGACCACCATGCTCCGCGGGTTGATCTGACCGAACGGGGTCATGATGATCCAGTCGGTCAGAAGCTCGACGGGATGCTCGGCGCGATCGCCGGCGTTCATCCCGGCGATATCCAAAGGCGAGTTCTCGAGCGTCGCGTCGATCTTGTCGTCAAAACATCGATGGATGCTGAACCAAAGATGCTCGCGGTCATCGGGTCCGGTTCGGTGATCGGTCGGATATCCGATCTTGGCGCCAACGGGAAACTCGAATTCGGCAAGCTCATCCAACAAGGCGCGCAAGACGGGATAGGTCTTTCTGGCACGTTCCGCCATCAGATCGGTGGCGGAGCCGGAAAAACAGATCACTGCGCGATCGTCGATCGGACCGGCCAGATATGAAGAAGGCCGGACCTTCCTGGAGAATCGCGAGAAGAATCCCCCGGCCGGATCGCATAACACGGCCCGCTTTCGCGAATGAGCCGGATCATCGGCCGTTCGCAAGGCGCGGTCGGCGGCGGAGGCGAGGGCGTTGAATCTGTCGACGTCGACGAACTGGACGTCTCCGCCCGGCATCGCCAGCGAAAAGCGGGTTGTTGACGTCGAGACTCGCTCTTCGAGAATCGCAAAGGCAATCGCCCGAAGGGCGTCGCAGGCCGACGTGGCCAGTTCCTTTGCAGGACGGAGTATGTCAAAGTCGAAGCCCCCGATTTCAGCGAGTCCGTGAGAATGCAGCCAACCTGCCTCTTCGCCGGATTCAGTCTTCACCCAATGCAGCGAATGAATGGCTTCGACGTCCAGGTCGGCGTCGTGAGCCAGTTCCTCGTCAAGACCGGTTCGTGTCCACGTTCTCCAGCCCAGACAATCCAAGCCTAGCACTCCGTCGTCTCCCATGATCGCCCGCATGAATCGCAGGGCCAGCTTTCGGTCCCGCAACATGTGGCCCTTGGCCGAAGGCATACCGAGCAGGACGGTTGATTCGCCCAGCCGGGCTTCCTGCCGCTCGGTCTCCGACAGTAGCCAGTCATGATCCAGAATCGCCGGGTCAATCCGGTGCGTCTCGCGGGGACACTGCAATGTGGCGGTACCCCAGTCAGGATGCTCGAGCGTCAACGACCAGAGGAATTCTGGGTCTCCGTTGCCCGGTCGGATGCGGATCCGGTGCTTCTCAAGATATTCAAAGTCTGCGGCCCGCGGTTGCAGGGAGCCGCGGAACACAACCTCGCCGCGCCAGGGAATTGTCTTTTTGAACCATCGCATCCGTCGGTTGTCCTTTCTATACCCCACTATCGACCCGGACCTCACGAGCCACCAGGAAGACGCCCAGCAGGATCATCACGACGCCCGTCCATTGGACGACTGACATACGTTCGCCGAGGAACCACCAGGCGACGAGGGCGATGATCGCAAAGCCGCCCCCGACCATGATGGGATAGGCCATGCTCACCGGCAAAAAAGCGGCCCGCAACGCGTAGGTGTAGAACATCACGTTGATCGCAAAACACAGCAGGCCGAGGACCAGCACCCAGTTGGCGGTCAGGGCCGCGGCCAGCGACCGCAGACCGGGGTCGGTGTTGAGGCCGGAAGCGTTGAATCGACCGGAGCCGATTTTCATCATCAGGTTGGCTGCGGCGTTCAAGGCCAGCGCAAGTGCGAGTGCGATCACGTGTTTCATAATAGGACTCCATCGTAGCGCGGGTACCGCTCTGCCGGACGCCGTGCCCACGGCCCTGCGCGGGCACGTGTCTCGGGATTGCTCAACACCACGGTCATGCAAAGCCGTGGTCATGGCACCTCAGATCCGAGCCGCCCGTCGCAAGTGTCTGAGGTCTTTCGTTGGCGTTTCGTGCGGGCAGATTGTATAACAACCTGCCGTCAAGAACAGTCCCGGCCGTCCGATCGGCCCGAGACGGCCAGACCATCGGAGAAGGGCCCATGGCCTACGTTCACTGCGTGTTCTTTACCCTCAAGCCCGGCACCCCCCAATCCCAAATCGACGCCCAGGTCGTCGGTGGCCGGGAGTTGCTGGCCAGGATTCCGACCGTCCGGCGGCTGGAGACCGGCCGGCGCGACGAAACCATGTGTCGGGAAGTCAGCGTCACCGACTTCGATCTCGGTCTGGTCATCCTCTTCGACGACAAGGCCGGGCACGACGTTTACGCCGACCACCCGTTGCACCTGGAGTATATTAAGCGTCACAAGGCCCGCTGGGCGAGGATCCGCGTGTTTGATTACCTGTCCGCGTAGGCCCTGAACCGATGACACCGCATGCCAACAGGGAGGATTGACGTGCGAAGACTTCAGCGAAGGCGTGTAGTCGCCGGTTCTGGCCTTTCTGTGGTGACGGCGTGGCTGGCTATTGCGGGTTGTTCGGTGCCGGGATTTGAGAAGGAGGATGAGCGGCCGCTTCAGGCACCCGAGGTCCCGGTCTCATCACCGTCGATCACCTCGTTCCCCGCCACCGCTCCCGTCGAAGGACCCTGGGCAGCGCCGGCACCGCCGGTTGTGCAATCCGCGCCGGCGATTGCCACGCAACCTGCCCAGCCTCCGCCGCCCGACCCGTTGGACACTGCCTGCCAGGAAGGCATGCTGGCGTGGGAACAGGGAGATCTGGTGCGGGCGAGATACCATCTGAACCGCGTTCTCCGGGAAGGTTATCCGTCCGAGCGACAACGCCGGGTTCGTGAGATTCTGAACCTGATCGCCGACAGGACGATCTTCTCGCCTGAGATTCTGCCGGGCGATCCGCTGGTCGTCAGTTATCGCATCGTCAAAGGGGACACCCTCTCCAGGATTGCCCGCAAGCATGGTTTGACTGAGGAACTGATCAGCAGCATCAACCGGCTCTCGGCCGGAAGCGTCCTTCGCCCCGGCCATCAAATCAAGCTCGTTCGAGGCCCCTTCAGCGCCACGGTCGTCAAGAGCGACCATGAAATGCATTTGTACCTGCAGGATGTGTACGTGCGCACGTGCGGGGTTGCCCTCGGCACCGACAACAAGACGCCGACGGGCAAATGGGTCGTGACTACCCGTCTGCGACACCCGTCGTGGGTCGATCCGCGAAACGGCAGGCGGTACGGCTCGCACGATCCGGACAACCCGCTCGGCGGGTACTGGATTGCCCTGAAAGGAATCGAAGGGAACGCCGTCGGCCGGCGCGGCTACGGCATCCACGGCACCAACGATGAGGCAAGCATCGGCACTGATGCTTCTCTGGGATGTGTTCGCCTGGGAAAGCAGGACATCGAAGCCGTCTATGCCATGCTCGCCCGGGACTGCATCGTCACGATCATTGAATCCGGTGAGCGTCGGGGGCAGATCGAGTAGCGATCTCACGCCGGCTGATCATTCAGGGGCCACCCATCCGGCTTCGTTGTCCGTCGCCGGGATGGACTGAGCTGCCGCGTCTTCTTGGATCAGTAACTCTTTATCCGTAATGGGATACGAAACCTCCCTGCCGCTTTTCTGGTGGGGTGTCTTCCTTAACCGGATCTGCCACCCAGCGACAAAAAGCAGATTTGCGATTGTGGTTCCTTGGGAGAATTGGTAAGATAGTGCGCGTTGTTTTGGTGATGTTGGTCCCGGCTTGTGCTGTACGTAAGGGAGGAGGAACCATGCAGAAACTTGCGGTTTTGGGCGGGGCGTTGGCCATGTGCATGTCTTGGGCATCTGCGGTCAGGGCGGTGACGGTTACAATCTACACGGACAAGACGCAATGGGAGAGCGCCTTGGGCGGCCAGTTCCTGAGCGAGGATTTCGCCGACAGTCAACTGAACGACGGAGTCAGTTTTGTGTCCACGGAATCCGGGCACATCAACCCTGCGGAGGAATGCTACCAGGATGTTCTGGCTTCTCAAAGCCAGAATGAGCCTATGACCATCTGGAGCTTCAGCCCCGAAATCGCCGCCTATGGCGGAGACTGGGCCTTGGGCGGCCCCGGCGGCTCTGGAAACAGCTTGCTGGTCTACATCGCCGACTTTTCTCTTTACGTGGGAGCGATTTCCAACAATTACGGTGGCGAATTTTGGGGCTTCATCTCTGACACTCCTTTCACCTCGGTCAGATTAGTGGGAGGACCGGGCAGTCATCAGCAGAACTATCGTTTGGATAACATGGTTTATTCACAGGTTCCTGAGCCGGCCGCCATGAGCCTGTTGACCCTGGGCGGTCTGATGCTGATTCGCCGCCGCACAGCTTGACCACCGATATCTGCCCCGTCGAACAGGCCTGTGGCCCCGTAGCCTCTTGCGTCGTAACTGGTGCGCTTTTGCGCGCATGTTTCCGAATCGCAGTGCTCCTGAGCTGCTGCTCGCAAAAAGCCGGCCCGCCTCAGGTAACTGCAGAATGCCGTCTTGTGCGAAAGGTGTACCGGTTGGGGTCCCTGACGGCCGAAACCGCGACAAAAATCATCCTGAAACCTTCTTATTGGTGTGCCGGACGATCTGGCCGGTGACCAGGAAGATCACGTCCTCGGCGATGTTGACGGCATGGTCGGCGGTACGTTCGAGGTTCTTGGCGATGGAAAGGATATCCAAGTGGGCGGCCATGGCCTGGGGCGACCTGGCGGCATCGATGACCAGGTGGCGGATGAAATCGCCGTAGAAGGCGTCGATGACCTCATCCTCGGCCACAACCCTCTCGGCGGCTTGGCGATCGAGGGTTGCGTAAGCATGAAGGGCCCCGTGCAACATGCGGCGGACGACGGGATAGATTTCTTTCAGGTTGTTGCGGGCCTCGACCAACGCCTCGGGTTCCAGGTGGGCGGCCCGCTCGGCGATATTGACGCCGCAATCGGCGATACGTTCCAGGTCATTGTTGACCTTGAGGATGGTGCACAGCCGCCGCATGTCGGCGCCCATCGGCTGGAAAAGGGTCATCAGGCGAACGGCCTCCGCTTCGATGGCCACCTCTTCGGCATCAATCTCGGCGTCGCGATCGATAATCCGACGGGCAAGGTTGTGATCGGCATGGGTCACGGCCTCGCAGGCCTCGAGGAGCATGTCTTCGACGGCGGCGCCCATTCGCAAAGACCGCCGCATCAGTTCATCCAGCAGATTAATGAAATGCGTCGCCATGTGATCATCCAAATCGCCCGGTGATGTAGTCCTGCGTCTTCTGCTCACTGGGGCTGGTGAACAGCTTGGACGTCGAGTCGAACTCGATGAGTTCACCCACGTACATGAAAGCGGTCATATCGGACACGCGAGCGGCCTGCTGCATGTTGTGGGTGACGATGATCACGGTGTATTGGCCGCGAAGTGCTCCGATCAGGTCCTCGATCCGGTCCGTGGCGAGAGGATCGAGTGCCGAAGTGGGCTCGTCCATCAGCAGCAGCTCGGGCTGAACGGCCAGTGCCCGGGCGATGCACAAGCGCTGCTGCTGGCCGCCGGAGAGGCCCAAGGCGTTTTCGTGCAGGCGATCCTTGACCTCGTCCCACAAGGCCGCCCGCCTGAGGCTTTCTTCGACGATGGACGCCACGTCCGTCCGGCCTCGGATGCCGTGGATGCGCGGCCCGAAGGCCACATTGTCGAAGACGGTCTTCGGAAAAGGATTGGGCTTCTGGAATACCATGCCGACGCGGCGGCGCAGGGCGGTGACATCGATTCGCGGTCCGTAGATTTCCTCACCATCGAGGATCAGGCTGCCGGCCGTCCGGCAGCCGGGAATCAGGTCGTTCATGCGGTTGATGGCCCGCAGCAGCGTGCTCTTGCCGCAGCCGCTCGGCCCGATGATGGCGGTCACCTTCCCGGCGGGGATGGCCATTGTGACCTTTTTGACCGCCTCGTTGCAGCCGTAGAAAACGGAAAACCGCTCGGCAATCACGTGGGCGGTTTCCGGGGCATGAGCAAGCCCTTTGTTTGCCGGATCGCCACGTTGGTCTCTCACCGTCACCATCGATTCCATCATTGCTACCGCCATCAGTTTCATCCTCGAAGCCGTTTGGATATCTTCGCCCGGGCGTAGATCGCCACCGAGTTCAAGAGCAGTACGAGCATCACAAGGGTAAAGACCATACCATACTGAACATGCCGGATCTCGTCGACCCGCTGGTGTTCCGTACACAAATTGTAAATGTTCCAGGGCAATGCCGGCGTCGGTTGGGTGAGCGTATCCCTGAGTGACAAAGGCAGACCCACGCTGACGGCCGCCGTGTAGATGATGGGAGCCGTCTCGCCCGCGGCCCGGCCCATGCTGATCACGATGCCGGTCAAGATGCCGGGCAAGGCGGAGGGCAGAATGACCCTCACGATGGTGCGCCACTTGCCTGCGCCCAGGCTCAGCGAGGCCTCTTTGTAGGTATGCGGCACCGCGCGGATCGCCTCTTCGGAAGCCCTTATCACCAGCGGCAGAATCAGAATGGACAGGGTGAGCGAACCGGCCAGGACACTCTTGGATTGGGAGACGCCGACCGTATTAATGAAGAAAGCCAACCCGAACAGGCCGAAGACGATGCTCGGCACGCCCGCCAGCGTGCTGATACAGGTGCGGATCAACTGAACCAGTTTGCTCGTCGCAGGGGCGTACTCGACGAGGTAGATCGCCGACACCA
This genomic window from Phycisphaerae bacterium contains:
- a CDS encoding GNAT family N-acetyltransferase, whose amino-acid sequence is MDDNLIIRAAGAVDVPVITEFIIAQALESEGLRLDPETARRGVAHAVAHPQQGRYFVAECDGRVIGQLMITREWSDWRARVFWWIQSVYVHPDYRGRGIFRRLYRHVESLAQQDPGICGLRLYVHRDNHRAMAAYEKLGMRATNYRVYEVKWSGLG
- a CDS encoding DUF2314 domain-containing protein, which produces MRWFKKTIPWRGEVVFRGSLQPRAADFEYLEKHRIRIRPGNGDPEFLWSLTLEHPDWGTATLQCPRETHRIDPAILDHDWLLSETERQEARLGESTVLLGMPSAKGHMLRDRKLALRFMRAIMGDDGVLGLDCLGWRTWTRTGLDEELAHDADLDVEAIHSLHWVKTESGEEAGWLHSHGLAEIGGFDFDILRPAKELATSACDALRAIAFAILEERVSTSTTRFSLAMPGGDVQFVDVDRFNALASAADRALRTADDPAHSRKRAVLCDPAGGFFSRFSRKVRPSSYLAGPIDDRAVICFSGSATDLMAERARKTYPVLRALLDELAEFEFPVGAKIGYPTDHRTGPDDREHLWFSIHRCFDDKIDATLENSPLDIAGMNAGDRAEHPVELLTDWIIMTPFGQINPRSMVVVRKIREHREELRAIMAEYRRQSSKA
- a CDS encoding SMR family transporter, which translates into the protein MKHVIALALALALNAAANLMMKIGSGRFNASGLNTDPGLRSLAAALTANWVLVLGLLCFAINVMFYTYALRAAFLPVSMAYPIMVGGGFAIIALVAWWFLGERMSVVQWTGVVMILLGVFLVAREVRVDSGV
- a CDS encoding Dabb family protein, yielding MAYVHCVFFTLKPGTPQSQIDAQVVGGRELLARIPTVRRLETGRRDETMCREVSVTDFDLGLVILFDDKAGHDVYADHPLHLEYIKRHKARWARIRVFDYLSA
- a CDS encoding L,D-transpeptidase family protein yields the protein MRRLQRRRVVAGSGLSVVTAWLAIAGCSVPGFEKEDERPLQAPEVPVSSPSITSFPATAPVEGPWAAPAPPVVQSAPAIATQPAQPPPPDPLDTACQEGMLAWEQGDLVRARYHLNRVLREGYPSERQRRVREILNLIADRTIFSPEILPGDPLVVSYRIVKGDTLSRIARKHGLTEELISSINRLSAGSVLRPGHQIKLVRGPFSATVVKSDHEMHLYLQDVYVRTCGVALGTDNKTPTGKWVVTTRLRHPSWVDPRNGRRYGSHDPDNPLGGYWIALKGIEGNAVGRRGYGIHGTNDEASIGTDASLGCVRLGKQDIEAVYAMLARDCIVTIIESGERRGQIE
- a CDS encoding PEP-CTERM sorting domain-containing protein (PEP-CTERM proteins occur, often in large numbers, in the proteomes of bacteria that also encode an exosortase, a predicted intramembrane cysteine proteinase. The presence of a PEP-CTERM domain at a protein's C-terminus predicts cleavage within the sorting domain, followed by covalent anchoring to some some component of the (usually Gram-negative) cell surface. Many PEP-CTERM proteins exhibit an unusual sequence composition that includes large numbers of potential glycosylation sites. Expression of one such protein has been shown restore the ability of a bacterium to form floc, a type of biofilm.), encoding MQKLAVLGGALAMCMSWASAVRAVTVTIYTDKTQWESALGGQFLSEDFADSQLNDGVSFVSTESGHINPAEECYQDVLASQSQNEPMTIWSFSPEIAAYGGDWALGGPGGSGNSLLVYIADFSLYVGAISNNYGGEFWGFISDTPFTSVRLVGGPGSHQQNYRLDNMVYSQVPEPAAMSLLTLGGLMLIRRRTA
- the phoU gene encoding phosphate signaling complex protein PhoU, with the protein product MATHFINLLDELMRRSLRMGAAVEDMLLEACEAVTHADHNLARRIIDRDAEIDAEEVAIEAEAVRLMTLFQPMGADMRRLCTILKVNNDLERIADCGVNIAERAAHLEPEALVEARNNLKEIYPVVRRMLHGALHAYATLDRQAAERVVAEDEVIDAFYGDFIRHLVIDAARSPQAMAAHLDILSIAKNLERTADHAVNIAEDVIFLVTGQIVRHTNKKVSG